In a single window of the Pieris rapae chromosome 9, ilPieRapa1.1, whole genome shotgun sequence genome:
- the LOC111002086 gene encoding spherulin-2A-like, translated as MVFKLLLLLPALAIAKIEVELTGTFEKDLHLSFSGQEIDVISDRERESFKLNDRNVKTGVEAYFGGWPDDAYLKSPTPWGDLFKSFGWPQVRRTLVPKRGRIISMTSQPQIVMQQIFENNSSRPATFNVGISQSLQNTMSSSWSQSDELTINSEIGFDFDIDFANIAGKTSMVFSSSYGSSSQQSQTVTVGSSSHVDVLLQPGQSVLAELHATRGSLKVEMEYEASVSGDVAVNYNTPYKGHHFWGLSVETVMNKAGLSDHLTSKQVIDVGFFTSSNVVVYDRKSNNKMMNIAF; from the coding sequence ATGGTTTTCAAACTTCTACTCCTCCTACCTGCGCTGGCAATCGCCAAGATCGAGGTAGAGCTTACTGGCACATTTGAGAAAGATCTCCACCTATCCTTCTCAGGACAGGAGATCGATGTCATCAGTGACCGCGAAAGAGAGTCGTTTAAATTGAACGACAGAAATGTGAAGACAGGCGTAGAAGCGTACTTCGGTGGTTGGCCTGACGATGCTTACCTGAAGAGCCCAACTCCATGGGGAGATCTATTCAAGTCCTTTGGATGGCCGCAAGTTAGAAGAACGCTGGTCCCCAAAAGGGGCCGCATTATTTCCATGACATCCCAACCACAGATTGTCATGCAGCAAATCTTCGAGAACAACAGCTCCAGACCCGCCACCTTCAACGTTGGGATATCCCAATCCCTTCAAAACACTATGAGCTCTTCCTGGAGTCAGTCAGATGAGCTTACCATTAATTCTGAGATCGGCtttgattttgatattgacTTCGCAAACATTGCTGGAAAGACTTCGATGGTGTTTTCTTCGAGTTATGGAAGCAGCAGCCAGCAATCGCAGACTGTGACTGTTGGATCTTCATCTCATGTCGATGTTTTGTTACAACCTGGCCAGTCTGTTTTGGCTGAGCTCCACGCTACCAGAGGATCCTTGAAGGTTGAGATGGAATATGAGGCCAGTGTTTCTGGAGACGTCGCCGTAAACTACAACACACCGTACAAGGGTCATCATTTCTGGGGTCTTAGTGTTGAGACTGTGATGAACAAAGCTGGTTTAAGCGATCACCTGACATCGAAACAGGTCATCGATGTCGGCTTCTTCACCAGCTCCAACGTAGTAGTGTATGACAGaaagtcaaataataaaatgatgaacaTAGCTTTTTAG